One part of the Paraglaciecola sp. L3A3 genome encodes these proteins:
- the prc gene encoding carboxy terminal-processing peptidase, which yields MISSIRTSVLSAILLASTGSIAIENSNSSDELPVLKQESQHVAAAKRISSQFLRSHYKQIELNDALSDKIFHRFLRSLDFNRNVFTAEDIASFSKYKDKFDDAIERGNLAIAYEIYQLSLQRREQRYEYALTLLDKEFNFEVKNDKFIYDREDAPWAKNQAELDELWRQRVKYDALNLKLAGKDWTKTQELLTKRYKRGIKRLTQSTSEDVFQTVMHSFARSIEAHTSYLSPRNAERFKMEMNLSFEGIGAVLLSEDDFTVIRSVVPGGPAETSGKIKPEDKIVGVAQDDEEFVDVIGWRLDEVVELIKGPKGSIVKLQVVKGTSESTVPEIVTLTRDKIKLEDRKAKSEVYIPKDGVNKDRKLGVITIPSFYNNLHKDVIEEITSLKEQNVQGLIVDLRGNGGGSLTEATLLSGLFIDRGPVVQIRDGAGRIRVEKDIDGKVYYDGPLTVLVDRYSASASEIFAAAMQDYNRGLILGEQTFGKGTVQQHRPLGRIYDLYENPLGSVQFTIAKFYRINGGSTQHKGVIPDILFPSVIDHKDWGESQEENALPWDSIRRENYTTFGESGDIISKLTALHDERVKTEFNYIYEDIVRYKSKKEDKTISLVESERLKEKTENEQRNLIRVNQRLVKLGLPKLEKLDDIPDEIEKELEELDPFLDEAANITYDVLAAGKYAINSKNHQ from the coding sequence ATGATTAGCTCAATTCGCACATCAGTGCTTTCAGCCATACTTTTAGCAAGTACTGGTTCGATCGCTATAGAAAATAGTAACAGCAGTGATGAATTGCCTGTACTGAAGCAAGAGTCACAACATGTTGCTGCGGCAAAAAGGATTTCGTCACAGTTTCTGCGGTCCCATTACAAGCAAATTGAGCTTAATGATGCCTTGTCAGATAAAATTTTTCATCGCTTTCTACGGTCTTTAGATTTCAATCGAAATGTTTTTACCGCGGAAGATATTGCTAGTTTTTCAAAATACAAAGATAAATTTGATGATGCAATTGAGCGCGGCAATTTAGCCATTGCTTATGAAATTTATCAACTTAGCTTGCAAAGACGAGAACAGCGTTACGAATATGCCTTAACTCTACTTGATAAAGAATTTAATTTTGAAGTTAAAAATGACAAGTTTATTTACGACCGAGAAGATGCTCCTTGGGCAAAAAACCAAGCTGAATTAGATGAGCTTTGGCGACAAAGAGTTAAGTATGACGCACTAAATTTAAAATTAGCCGGTAAGGATTGGACTAAAACTCAAGAATTATTAACTAAACGATATAAACGTGGTATTAAACGTTTAACTCAATCAACCAGTGAAGATGTATTCCAGACGGTGATGCATTCGTTTGCTCGCAGTATTGAAGCACATACCAGTTATTTATCTCCTAGAAACGCTGAACGTTTTAAAATGGAGATGAACCTTTCTTTTGAAGGTATAGGTGCCGTTTTATTAAGTGAAGATGATTTTACTGTAATTCGAAGTGTAGTGCCTGGTGGGCCAGCTGAAACTTCAGGTAAAATTAAACCAGAAGACAAAATTGTTGGTGTCGCTCAAGATGATGAAGAATTTGTAGATGTTATTGGCTGGCGTTTGGATGAAGTTGTAGAACTTATTAAAGGTCCCAAGGGCAGTATAGTTAAATTACAAGTGGTAAAAGGTACATCTGAATCTACAGTGCCTGAGATTGTGACTTTAACCCGCGATAAAATTAAACTAGAAGATAGAAAAGCAAAATCTGAAGTTTACATTCCTAAAGATGGGGTGAATAAAGATCGTAAATTAGGCGTTATTACTATTCCTTCTTTTTACAATAATTTACATAAAGATGTAATAGAAGAAATTACCAGCCTGAAAGAGCAAAATGTACAAGGTTTGATAGTCGATTTAAGAGGTAATGGAGGAGGTTCGTTAACTGAAGCCACTTTATTATCTGGTTTATTTATCGACCGAGGTCCTGTGGTACAAATTCGCGATGGAGCAGGGCGAATTCGTGTAGAAAAAGATATAGACGGTAAAGTTTATTATGATGGGCCTTTAACTGTCTTAGTGGACCGTTATAGTGCTTCTGCCTCTGAAATATTTGCGGCAGCTATGCAAGATTATAATCGTGGTTTGATTTTAGGCGAACAAACCTTTGGTAAAGGCACTGTCCAACAACACAGACCTTTAGGTCGAATTTATGATTTGTACGAAAATCCATTAGGCAGTGTGCAATTTACGATCGCTAAATTTTATCGAATCAATGGCGGTAGCACTCAACATAAAGGGGTAATACCTGATATTTTATTCCCATCCGTTATCGATCATAAAGATTGGGGCGAAAGTCAGGAAGAAAACGCCTTACCTTGGGATAGTATTAGACGTGAAAACTATACAACCTTTGGTGAAAGTGGCGATATCATTAGTAAGTTAACAGCATTGCATGATGAGCGTGTTAAAACTGAATTTAATTATATCTATGAAGATATCGTTCGCTATAAAAGTAAAAAAGAAGACAAAACTATTTCTCTAGTAGAGTCCGAGCGATTAAAAGAAAAAACTGAAAATGAGCAGCGTAATCTAATTCGGGTTAATCAAAGGTTAGTCAAGCTAGGTTTACCTAAACTAGAAAAATTAGATGATATTCCTGACGAAATTGAAAAAGAACTTGAAGAGTTAGATCCTTTCTTAGATGAAGCTGCAAACATTACTTATGATGTGTTAGCAGCAGGAAAATACGCAATCAACAGTAAGAATCATCAATAA
- a CDS encoding DUF2835 family protein, protein MHSYYFTLSIKYDFCEQFYQPGVNTVIMTDDNGKRIQLPVLNLRPFVSPTGIKGRFRLVVDNNNKLQSFEKISN, encoded by the coding sequence ATGCACAGTTATTATTTTACACTCTCAATTAAGTATGACTTCTGTGAACAGTTTTATCAGCCTGGAGTTAATACTGTCATTATGACGGATGACAATGGTAAACGTATTCAATTACCAGTGTTAAATTTACGACCTTTTGTTAGTCCTACTGGGATAAAAGGTCGTTTTAGATTAGTGGTTGATAACAACAATAAATTACAAAGTTTCGAAAAAATATCAAATTAA
- the pepN gene encoding aminopeptidase N, translated as MVTTNPAVKRRADYLQPDFYITKVSLKFQLDATNTQVLNRIVVTRNGQHDRPLVLDGEDIKLLTVLLDDQPFTDYQTDETSLTVNTLANEFTLAITNSVNPQDNSSLEGLYLSAGAFCTQCEAEGFRKITYFLDRPDVLAAFDVTIVADKTAFPFLLSNGNKVDSGDLAHNKHWVKWSDPFNKPCYLFALVAGDFDLLEDQFVTQSGRDIALQLFVDKGMAERGYHALESLKKSMAWDESEFGLEYDLDIYMIVAVDFFNMGAMENKGLNVFNSKFVLANAESATDEDYFNIEAVIGHEYFHNWTGNRVTCRDWFQLSLKEGLTVFRDQQFSADMSSPVVNRIKNVRIIREHQFAEDASAMSHPIRPDEVIEMNNFYTVTVYDKGAEVIRMMHTLLGKDGFRKGMDLYFQRFDGQAVTCDDFVQAMQDANDKDLSQFTLWYSQSGTPLIEVDDSFESVTGSYEIHFSQKTEATFDQVNKQNLLLPIQFSLLNTDGTLIPFDGGNTEQIIELTEQKQSYKINNLTAKPVPSLLHNFTAPVRLNYNYNESDLAKIVLYSPDDFTRWDASQRLFSNCIHSLAKLTESEQQFKINNTLAVFSDVLADNTLDLALKTEILTIPSFETLFQQVNAVDIDVLASSRKILLAAIASKFQQQWFAIYTSYCPERYQYTIEQVKQRKMSNLVLKYLAISEHKNVQQLLEKQFATADNMTDTLGALAAAQNGDLATFERLMTAFETKWQKDPLVLDKWFALHANTDREDILSRLEMLMAHQQYTIHNPNRVRALVGSFAFYNVSGFHNKDGSGYKFVADYLIKLNDINPQVASRIITPLIQWQKVDPQRQEMMQHQLMRIGNTKGLSKDLYEKITKSLPLGD; from the coding sequence ATGGTAACAACAAATCCAGCGGTAAAACGTAGGGCTGATTATTTACAGCCTGATTTCTATATTACAAAAGTATCCTTAAAATTTCAGTTAGACGCCACTAATACGCAGGTTTTAAATAGAATAGTTGTGACTAGAAATGGTCAACACGACCGACCTTTGGTTCTAGATGGAGAAGATATCAAATTGCTAACTGTTTTATTGGATGATCAACCGTTTACAGATTATCAAACAGATGAAACATCATTAACAGTGAATACCTTAGCAAATGAGTTCACTTTAGCCATAACAAACTCTGTCAATCCCCAAGATAACTCAAGTTTAGAAGGTTTGTATTTATCTGCAGGTGCTTTTTGCACACAATGTGAAGCAGAAGGTTTTAGAAAAATCACGTATTTCTTAGATAGACCAGATGTTTTAGCGGCCTTTGATGTGACCATTGTTGCAGATAAAACTGCGTTTCCATTTTTATTATCTAATGGTAATAAAGTTGACTCTGGAGACCTAGCTCATAATAAACATTGGGTCAAATGGTCTGATCCCTTTAACAAACCCTGTTATTTATTTGCCCTAGTGGCAGGTGATTTCGATTTATTAGAAGATCAGTTTGTTACCCAATCAGGCCGCGATATTGCCCTTCAATTATTTGTCGATAAAGGTATGGCTGAACGTGGTTATCATGCCCTTGAATCACTCAAAAAGTCTATGGCCTGGGATGAATCAGAATTTGGTTTAGAATACGATTTAGATATTTATATGATAGTGGCCGTAGATTTTTTTAATATGGGCGCAATGGAAAATAAAGGACTAAACGTTTTTAATAGTAAATTTGTTTTGGCCAATGCTGAATCAGCAACAGACGAAGATTATTTTAATATTGAAGCGGTTATTGGTCATGAATATTTTCATAATTGGACCGGAAATCGGGTGACATGTAGAGACTGGTTTCAGTTAAGTCTGAAGGAAGGGTTAACAGTTTTCCGTGATCAACAATTTAGTGCTGACATGTCATCTCCGGTTGTCAATCGTATTAAAAACGTAAGAATAATCAGAGAACATCAATTCGCTGAAGACGCCAGTGCTATGTCTCATCCTATTCGTCCAGATGAAGTGATTGAAATGAATAATTTTTACACCGTCACTGTTTACGACAAGGGAGCGGAAGTTATCCGTATGATGCATACCTTATTAGGCAAAGATGGCTTTCGAAAAGGTATGGATCTCTATTTTCAGCGGTTTGATGGTCAAGCTGTCACCTGTGATGATTTTGTGCAAGCCATGCAAGATGCAAACGACAAAGATTTATCTCAGTTTACCCTTTGGTACAGTCAATCGGGGACGCCTCTGATAGAAGTTGATGATAGTTTTGAATCTGTTACTGGGAGTTATGAAATACATTTTTCACAGAAAACAGAAGCTACTTTTGATCAAGTTAACAAACAAAATTTGTTGTTACCCATTCAATTCAGTTTATTAAATACTGATGGCACACTCATCCCATTTGATGGGGGGAATACCGAACAAATTATAGAATTAACCGAACAGAAACAAAGTTATAAAATAAACAATTTAACAGCCAAACCTGTTCCGTCTTTATTACATAATTTTACTGCGCCTGTCAGATTAAATTATAATTACAACGAAAGCGACTTAGCCAAAATTGTCTTGTACTCCCCAGACGACTTTACTCGTTGGGATGCCAGTCAAAGACTATTTAGTAATTGTATTCATAGCCTAGCCAAATTAACCGAAAGTGAACAACAATTTAAGATTAACAATACTTTAGCAGTATTTAGTGATGTGTTGGCCGACAACACACTTGATTTAGCTTTAAAAACAGAGATATTAACTATTCCCAGTTTCGAGACTCTGTTCCAGCAGGTGAATGCGGTCGATATCGATGTTTTGGCATCGTCTCGTAAAATATTACTCGCGGCGATAGCGAGTAAATTTCAGCAACAATGGTTTGCTATATATACAAGTTATTGCCCAGAGCGTTACCAATATACTATTGAGCAAGTAAAACAACGTAAGATGTCTAATTTAGTTTTAAAATATTTGGCTATTTCAGAACATAAAAATGTACAGCAGTTATTGGAAAAACAATTTGCTACTGCTGATAATATGACAGATACCTTAGGTGCCTTAGCAGCAGCTCAAAACGGTGATTTAGCTACTTTTGAACGTTTAATGACAGCATTTGAAACTAAGTGGCAAAAAGATCCTCTCGTTTTAGATAAATGGTTTGCTTTACACGCTAATACCGACCGTGAAGATATATTATCTCGTCTAGAAATGTTAATGGCTCACCAGCAATATACTATTCATAACCCAAATAGAGTAAGAGCTCTAGTGGGCAGTTTTGCTTTTTATAATGTTTCTGGTTTTCATAATAAAGATGGAAGTGGCTATAAATTTGTGGCTGATTATTTGATTAAACTGAATGATATTAATCCGCAAGTTGCTTCAAGGATTATCACTCCACTAATACAATGGCAAAAGGTTGATCCCCAACGTCAAGAAATGATGCAGCATCAATTGATGCGTATAGGAAACACAAAAGGGTTAAGTAAAGATTTGTACGAAAAAATCACCAAGAGTTTACCTTTAGGTGACTAA
- a CDS encoding sodium-dependent transporter, translating to MNTRGEFSSRIGFVLAAAGSAVGLGNIWGFPTQVASNGGAAFVFAYMVLAFMLAYPVLMAELIIGRATRANMVDALGKISGNVFGKAVGVWGFVTVSLILSFYALVAGWMLAHFIQTITDLSSQQTWSDWLVTSSLPRDIIFSGIFLCLTAFIVTGGVTKGIEKWSVRLMPALFILIAILIIYVSSLDGAAKGWNVYLLPDFSLLLDPELLINAMGQAFFSMSLGVGTMLVYGSYVSKKENLPSLGASVALVDIGVAVLAGMLIIPAMYVALHNGIEIFTDEGALIEGPNLIFAVLPSLFASMGQIGVYVAFVFFALMMIAALTSSISMLEVPVAYVVESKGVSRTKAVWLLTLIIFSISSTIAFNMESLFGLVIDLTTKYSQPLLGLVLCIFAGWVWKRNEILAEIKHGSENVEQGLFWKIWPWYVKFVCPVVILLMFFL from the coding sequence ATGAATACACGTGGTGAGTTTTCCTCTCGTATCGGTTTTGTCCTGGCTGCAGCTGGATCCGCTGTTGGTTTAGGTAATATTTGGGGGTTCCCAACACAAGTAGCAAGTAATGGCGGGGCTGCATTTGTCTTTGCTTATATGGTTCTCGCTTTTATGTTGGCTTATCCTGTACTTATGGCTGAGTTGATTATCGGCCGAGCCACACGTGCAAATATGGTTGATGCCTTGGGCAAAATTTCAGGTAATGTGTTTGGTAAAGCTGTAGGGGTGTGGGGTTTTGTTACCGTTTCGCTAATTTTATCTTTTTATGCATTAGTGGCAGGCTGGATGTTGGCACACTTTATTCAGACGATAACTGACTTATCTAGCCAACAAACTTGGTCAGATTGGCTAGTTACTTCATCTTTACCTAGAGACATCATTTTTAGTGGAATATTCCTTTGTTTAACGGCATTTATTGTCACAGGTGGAGTGACAAAAGGTATAGAAAAATGGTCTGTTAGATTAATGCCGGCTTTGTTTATTCTCATCGCAATTTTAATTATCTATGTTTCTAGCCTAGATGGCGCTGCCAAAGGTTGGAATGTTTACTTATTACCTGATTTTAGTTTATTGCTAGATCCTGAATTATTAATTAACGCTATGGGCCAAGCCTTTTTCTCTATGTCCTTAGGGGTAGGGACTATGTTGGTGTACGGCTCTTATGTCAGTAAAAAAGAAAATTTACCAAGCTTGGGAGCTTCTGTCGCTTTGGTCGACATAGGTGTTGCTGTGTTAGCTGGAATGTTGATTATTCCTGCTATGTATGTCGCTTTACATAACGGTATCGAAATTTTTACAGATGAGGGGGCTTTAATTGAAGGGCCAAACCTTATTTTTGCGGTATTGCCATCATTATTTGCAAGTATGGGGCAAATAGGTGTTTATGTTGCTTTTGTTTTTTTTGCTTTGATGATGATTGCTGCATTAACTTCATCTATTTCTATGCTTGAAGTGCCTGTTGCCTATGTTGTTGAGAGTAAAGGAGTCAGTCGTACAAAAGCAGTTTGGTTACTGACTTTAATAATCTTTTCTATTAGCTCGACTATTGCTTTTAACATGGAAAGTTTATTCGGCTTAGTTATCGATTTAACGACTAAATATAGCCAACCTTTATTAGGCCTTGTTTTGTGTATTTTTGCCGGTTGGGTATGGAAAAGAAACGAAATTTTAGCTGAAATTAAACACGGCAGTGAAAATGTCGAACAAGGACTATTTTGGAAAATTTGGCCTTGGTACGTAAAGTTTGTCTGTCCTGTGGTTATCTTACTAATGTTCTTTTTGTAA
- the nhaC gene encoding Na+/H+ antiporter NhaC, translating into MTNKKIIKEASLLDAVIPIVILISLLGGSVYLFADNSSFGPNQIALLVAMGIAALIGMKNGYSWETIEEGIIQGISRSLGAILILLAVGSLIGTWMLAGTVPTLIYYGLDLLNPSLFYSASCLICAVVAMSIGSSWTTAATVGVALMGVSIGMGMSEVITAGAVVSGAYFGDKISPLSETTNLAPAIAGTNLFEHIQYMLWTTIPSILITLVLFVIIGYGSSPIDSGSKILEMQTLLAAEFNLGIEMLIPLFVLLTLAIKKVPAFPAVSIGALLGAIWALIFQPEAILRLAEDNVDTTKASIVVVWTALFDGVSFSTPSDTLNSLLSRGGMSSMLNTIWLIMCAMTFGAVLEKVGLLKRAVKAFLSGAKSAGDMITRTILTCIGTNIITADQYIAIVMPGRMYKNEFEKRGLHQLNLSRSLEDGGTLTSPLIPWNTCGVYMHGVLGVNPLDYIFYTFFNLINPVLAIIYAYLGIKILRVPIPKHLTEQLDKTELAVK; encoded by the coding sequence ATGACGAATAAAAAAATAATTAAAGAAGCTTCCTTATTAGACGCCGTTATTCCTATCGTTATTTTGATCTCGCTGCTGGGTGGTTCGGTTTATCTTTTTGCAGATAATTCTTCTTTTGGGCCTAACCAAATTGCACTATTAGTTGCTATGGGCATAGCGGCTTTAATTGGAATGAAGAATGGTTATAGTTGGGAAACTATTGAAGAAGGCATTATTCAAGGTATATCTCGTTCTTTAGGTGCAATACTAATCTTGTTAGCGGTCGGTTCATTGATCGGTACTTGGATGTTGGCCGGCACAGTTCCCACTCTTATATATTATGGTTTAGATTTATTAAATCCATCTCTGTTTTATAGCGCAAGCTGTTTAATTTGTGCTGTTGTAGCTATGAGTATCGGCAGCTCTTGGACCACAGCGGCAACAGTGGGAGTCGCCCTCATGGGCGTCTCGATTGGCATGGGAATGTCTGAGGTCATTACTGCTGGAGCGGTTGTTTCTGGCGCATATTTTGGTGACAAAATATCTCCTTTATCTGAAACCACTAACCTAGCCCCAGCTATCGCAGGAACTAATTTATTTGAACATATTCAGTATATGTTGTGGACAACCATCCCTAGTATTTTAATCACTTTAGTGTTGTTTGTAATTATAGGCTATGGCTCTTCACCTATTGATTCCGGCAGTAAAATTTTAGAAATGCAAACCTTATTAGCAGCAGAATTTAATCTTGGAATTGAAATGTTAATTCCTTTATTTGTGTTATTAACTCTGGCTATAAAAAAAGTTCCAGCGTTTCCAGCTGTCTCTATAGGAGCCTTACTAGGTGCGATTTGGGCGTTGATATTTCAACCTGAAGCAATTTTAAGACTAGCTGAAGACAATGTAGATACAACTAAAGCTTCAATTGTGGTGGTATGGACTGCTCTGTTTGATGGTGTGTCTTTTTCTACTCCTAGTGATACTTTAAACAGTCTGCTGAGCCGAGGTGGCATGTCGAGCATGTTAAATACTATTTGGTTAATAATGTGCGCTATGACCTTTGGTGCGGTACTTGAAAAAGTAGGGTTACTTAAACGAGCGGTTAAGGCCTTTTTATCGGGCGCAAAATCAGCAGGCGATATGATCACACGCACCATACTTACCTGTATAGGTACTAATATTATTACTGCCGATCAATATATTGCGATTGTTATGCCAGGTCGTATGTATAAGAATGAATTTGAAAAACGAGGATTGCATCAACTTAATCTTTCTCGTAGTTTAGAAGATGGAGGAACTTTAACATCACCTTTAATACCCTGGAACACCTGCGGTGTATACATGCATGGAGTATTAGGCGTGAACCCTCTTGATTATATTTTTTATACTTTCTTTAATCTGATTAACCCGGTACTGGCTATTATTTATGCCTATTTAGGCATAAAAATATTGCGAGTACCTATCCCAAAACACTTAACTGAACAGCTAGATAAAACTGAATTAGCTGTTAAATAA